A segment of the Bradyrhizobium sp. CCBAU 53340 genome:
GCCCCAGCCGGGGCTGACCGGCTGAGGCCTTTTTTGCTCACAATCTTCATCCGTTGGGACTTGCGGAGACAATCAAGCGCGCGATGGTTCGTTCCCGCGCCCTGCAAAATTTAGGAACGTTCTCCGGTCCCCCTCATTAGCGCCCCGGAGCGTTTGAGGAGGAAGGGACCATGGACGGACTGATCTATCTGATCGGCCTGATCGTCGTGATCATGGCGATCTTGTCGTTCTTCGGCCTGCGCTGAGAGAATTGCTATGGCGATCGAAACTCTGGTGCAGGACAATTTGATGGAAGGCGGCGTCGTCACCGCCGAGGAGCGGCGGAGCATCCAATGGAGCTCCGTCATCGCCGGCGCTCTCGCCGCCGGCGCAATGTCATTCATCCTGGTCGGCTTTGGCGTGGCGATCGGTCTCGGTGTCAGCTCGGCTTCGCCGACCTGGCGCGATGCATCGGCGGCGCTGGCGCTGTTGTCGGGGCTGTATCTGATCATTCAGGCGATCGTCAGCTTCGGTTTTGGCGGCTACATTGCCGGCCGGACGGCGCGGCCGGCGCCCACGCTGGCGACGATCGAGGATGACGGTGAACGACGCGACGGGCTGCACGGGTTGACGTCATGGGCGTTGGCCGTGCTGATCGGTGCTGCGTTGCTGGCAATCATCGCTGCATCGGCGATCGAGCGCTCGCCGACGCGAAGCGCGAACGGCAGCGCGACCTCCGCCGAACCGTTGTTCAGCTACGAGCTCGACAAGCTGTTCCGCGCGCCGCGGCGGCCCGTTAACACGGACATGCGGGAAGCCCGTGCCGAAGCCGGACGCATCCTGATGACGTCATCGAGCCATAGCGGCGTGAACATCGACGATCGCAATTATCTGGTGCAGCAGGTCTCAGCGCTGACGGGACTGGGTGCGCCGGACGCCGAACGGCGCGTCGACGCGTCGATCGCCGACTCTCATACGGCGATCAGCCGGGCGAGGCGCAATTCGGTGATCGTGGCCTTCTCGGTTGCAGCTGCGGCCCTGATCGGTGCTGCGGTGGCCTGGGCTGCCGCCGTTGCCGGCGGCCGGCATCGCGATGGCGAGCCGCTACCGAACTGGATGGCGAGCTCCAACCGCTTCCATCGTGGCCGGCGCGCCGTGCCGGTGCCGTAAGGGGAGAAGGCTTTAAGCCTTCTCTTCCCAGATCATGGCGAGGTGCACGATGGTCTGCACGGCCTTCTCCATGTCCTGCCGGCTGACCCATTCGAGCCGCGAATGAAACGCGTGCTCACCGGCAAAAATGTTGGGGCAGGGCAGGCCCATGAAGGACAGGCGTGAACCGTCGGTGCCGCCGCGGATCGCGGTGCGCATCGGGCGGAGGCCCGCGCGGCGGATCGCTTCGATGGCGTATTCGAGGATGTGCGGGTGACGGTCGATCACCTGCTTCATGTTGCGGTACTGCTCCCGCACCTCGAACTTGTAGCTCGAGCGCGGGTACTCCTTCATCACATCCTTGACGATGCTCTCGAGCAGGGCTTCCTTTTCCTTCAGCCCTTCCTCGGTGAAGTCGCGCACGATGAAGGAGAGCGTCGCCTGTTCCAGCGCGCCTTCGATGCCGACCGGATGCAAGAAACCCTGCTTGCCCGAGGTCGTTTCGGGCGAGCAGCCTTCCCTCGGCAGGCGCTCGACGATGGCAGCCGCGATCTTGATCGCGTGCTCCATCTTGCCCTTGGCATAGCCGGGATGGGCGCTGACGCCTGAAATGATGATGGTGGCGCCGTCGGCCGAGAAGGTCTCGTCCTCGACGCTGCCGGCGGTCTCGCCGTCCATGGTATAGCCGAAATCCGCGCCCAGCTTCTTGATGTCGACATTGTCGACGCCGCGGCCGATCTCCTCGTCCGGCGTGAACAGGATCTTGATGGTGCCGTGCTTCACATCCGGGTTGTTGATGAAGAAATGCGCGGCATCCATGATCTCGGCGACGCCGGCCTTGTTGTCGGCGCCTAGCAGCGTGGTGCCGTCGGTGGTGATGATGTCGTTGCCGATCTGGTGCTTCAGCGCGGGATGCTCGGCGAAGCGGATCACCTGGCTGGGATCACCCGGCAGCGTGATGTCGCCGCCGCGATAGTTCTTCACCACCTGCGGCTTGACGTCCTTGCCGGTAACGTCGGGCGAGGTGTCCATGTGCGAGCAGAAACAGATCACCGGCAGCTTCTTGTCGGTGTTGGCCGGGATCGTCGCGTAGACATAGCCGTAATCGTCGAGATGGGCGTCGGCGACGCCCATGGCCTTGAGCTCAGTCACGAGAACGCGGCCGAGATCTTTTTGCTTCTCGGTCGATGGCGAGGCCGGGGAATTCGGATCGGACTGGGTGTCGATGGTGACGTAGCGCAGGAAGCGCTCGGTCACGGTATGCGCGAAGGTCAGGGACATGTTGGATCAAACTGCCGGGGCTTTGGAGAGCAGGGGCTGGGAAGCAGCCGGTATATCAGAAAGCGGGCGGCGTTGCGGCACCAGGGACGTCGGATCAGGCTTAACCAAGCGTAAGCGCTCAAATCGCCTCTTTCAGCTCCTTGACCGGGCGGAACGCGACCTTCTTGCTGGCCTTGATGTGGATCGCTTCGCCCGTGGCCGGATTGCGGCCGGTGCGGGCGGCGCGCTTGCGGACCTGGAGGATGCCTAAGCCCACGATACGAACGCGGTCGCCCTTCTTGAGATGCTTGGTGATGAGGTCGACCAGGTCGGTCAGGACCGCTTC
Coding sequences within it:
- the pepT gene encoding peptidase T, whose amino-acid sequence is MSLTFAHTVTERFLRYVTIDTQSDPNSPASPSTEKQKDLGRVLVTELKAMGVADAHLDDYGYVYATIPANTDKKLPVICFCSHMDTSPDVTGKDVKPQVVKNYRGGDITLPGDPSQVIRFAEHPALKHQIGNDIITTDGTTLLGADNKAGVAEIMDAAHFFINNPDVKHGTIKILFTPDEEIGRGVDNVDIKKLGADFGYTMDGETAGSVEDETFSADGATIIISGVSAHPGYAKGKMEHAIKIAAAIVERLPREGCSPETTSGKQGFLHPVGIEGALEQATLSFIVRDFTEEGLKEKEALLESIVKDVMKEYPRSSYKFEVREQYRNMKQVIDRHPHILEYAIEAIRRAGLRPMRTAIRGGTDGSRLSFMGLPCPNIFAGEHAFHSRLEWVSRQDMEKAVQTIVHLAMIWEEKA
- a CDS encoding HU family DNA-binding protein, whose amino-acid sequence is MAKKDSPKKDSAKKAAAPATITLKHLAADIAESQDLSKKHAEAVLTDLVDLITKHLKKGDRVRIVGLGILQVRKRAARTGRNPATGEAIHIKASKKVAFRPVKELKEAI